Proteins encoded in a region of the Drosophila gunungcola strain Sukarami chromosome 3L unlocalized genomic scaffold, Dgunungcola_SK_2 000005F, whole genome shotgun sequence genome:
- the LOC128259319 gene encoding LHFPL tetraspan subfamily member 3 protein, which translates to MGTKIEYVDTTHLYASKYIRNSKAIGVLWAIFTICYAIIGIVAFVTPEWIGDPDNDGAGRLGLWQQCQRDEIFDNCRRRWESIFEVPTFSFQLATFFMLGAIALALLTIFFLVCLLFMKSTRVFHLCGWMQIISALCMIVACAAFPFGWNSDDFRKICGPEANRFELGLCGIRWAYPLAIIGCIDGVVLATLAFILATRHVRLQPDPIYQNSLYKGEINNAYLTDAISLAGSRKSNPRITGLNLQPILLVAPPNEDSISQFSRYH; encoded by the exons ATGGGAACGAAGATCGAGTACGTGGACACCACGCATCTGTACGCCTCCAAGTACATCCGCAACTCCAAGGCGATCGGCGTTTTATGGGCCATCTTCACCATTTGCTATGCCATCATCGGCATCGTAGCTTTCGTGACACCAG AGTGGATCGGTGATCCGGATAACGATGGAGCTGGTCGTCTCGGTCTGTGGCAGCAGTGCCAGCGGGACGAGATCTTCGACAACTGCCGCCGACGATGGGAAAGCATCTTCGAAGTGCCCACATTCTCCTTTCAG TTGGCCACATTCTTTATGCTGGGCGCCATTGCTCTGGCCTTGTTGACCATATTCTTCTTGGTTTGTTTGCTGTTTATGAAGTCAACGCGTGTTTTCCACCTTTGCGGTTGGATGCAAATTATATCAG CTTTGTGTATGATTGTGGCCTGTGCGGCGTTTCCCTTTGGCTGGAACTCGGATGATTTCCGTAAGATCTGTGGCCCGGAAGCGAATCGCTTTGAGCTTGGCTTGTGCGGCATTCGTTGGGCTTATCCACTGGCCATAATCGGTTGCATAGATGGTGTGGTCTTGGCCACTTTGGCGTTCATCTTGGCCACGAGGCACGTGCGCCTGCAGCCAGATCCGATTTATCAGAACTCGCTGTACAAAG GTGAAATCAACAATGCGTATCTCACAGATGCCATTAGTCTGGCGGGTTCGAGGAAATCCAATCCACGGATTACTGGCTTGAATTTGCAGCCCATTCTGCTGGTGGCTCCGCCAAATGAAGATAGTATATCGCAATTTTCTCGTTATCACTGA
- the LOC128259261 gene encoding lysosome membrane protein 2 isoform X1, with the protein MGLEKHYLRYGRTARDHLLDWATCGRGRRQQQQQQQQQHQHQQLQQHPQQQQQPQQQHTQPSQGSTATGRRSRPHVTHRGTPLSMLISNGVRISNNRLAVIIIGIITLILGIILSSMPWLDYFILKNLRLWNDTLSYHYWQRPGVIRLTKLYIYNVTNPDGFLRGEKPHLQEVGPFVYREDMQKVNVKFHENNYTVSYQHKKILQFVPELSIDKDTPITTPNIPLLTLTSLSPKLGYLLSKTISVVVTAAQFKPFINVTAEQLAFGYDDALVSLAHRFYPKHMRPMEKMGLLLGRNGTLTEVSSVKTGMDSMDQFGYIDSLNGMDHLPHWSEPPCTSIAGSEGSFFPPRDLTKSETVHIYDKDLCRIIPLKYVESLEKDGIAADLFRLPNNSYGDSAHNPENKCYDSSDYEPIQGLQNISPCQYGAPVYISNPHFFESHPDLLNSVEGLKPEREKHETYFKIQPKLGVPLEGQVRIQLNLKVTRAKDVYPVRDFRDFVFPVMWLEEGISELTPAIKRWIYLGTVIAPSAVPIGSYLMILGGAFAIIFSFVRAYQNFVFARDPTLEILEMGRRSLRRGSSFIAHQQHRLLVHHRDSYSLLRHGPMATCLGDMGNQEDSQPIIDGSLTAGLSLES; encoded by the exons ATGGGCTTGGAAAAACATTACCTGCGATATGGACGCACCGCTAGAGATCACCTCCTTGACTGGGCCACCTGTGGGCGTGGTcgacggcagcaacaacaacagcagcagcaacaacatcaacatcagcaactgcagcagcatccacagcagcaacagcagcctcaacaacaacacacacaGCCATCACAGGGGTCAACTGCCACGGGTCGGAGGTCACGCCCCCATGTGACCCATAGAGGAACGCCACTCTCCATGCTGATATCAAATGGAGTTAGGATTAGCAATA ATAGACTAGCTGTGATAATTATTGGGATAATTACTTTAATCTTAGGCATAATTTTATCGTCCATGCCCTGGCTGGATTACTTTATACTAAAG AACTTAAGGCTGTGGAATGATACATTAAGCTATCATTATTGGCAAAGGCCTGGTGTCATCCGACTGACCAAGCTCTACATATACAATGTGACCAATCCAGATGGCTTCCTACGAGGGGAAAAGCCCCATCTCCAAGAAGTCGGTCCTTTTGTCTACAG GGAAGACATGCAGAAGGTGAATGTCAAGTTTCACGAGAATAACTATACCGTGTCATATCAGCATAAGAAGATACTGCAATTTGTTCCTGAACTGAGTATTGATAAGGATACGCCCATAACCACGCCCAATATTCCATTGCTG ACCCTCACCAGTCTCAGTCCGAAATTAGGATACCTCCTGTCGAAAACCATCTCCGTGGTGGTGACAGCTGCTCAGTTCAAACCCTTTATCAATGTGACTGCCGAGCAGTTGGCCTTTGGCTACGATGATGCCCTGGTGAGTTTGGCCCACAGGTTTTATCCGAAGCACATGAGACCCATGGAGAAGATGGGTCTGCTTCTAGGCCGAAATGGCACCCTCACGGAGGTATCCTCCGTGAAGACGGGCATGGATAGTATGGATCAGTTTGGCTACATAGACTCACTCAATGGAATGGACCATCTGCCGCATTGGAGCGAACCGCCTTGCACAAGTATAGCTGGATCGGAGGGATCCTTCTTTCCGCCGCGGGATCTTACCAAATCCGAGACGGTTCACATCTACGACAAGGACCTATGTAGGATTATCCCACTCAAATATGTGGAGAGCCTGGAGAAGGATGGCATAGCGGCGGATCTGTTTAGACTGCCCAATAATTCCTATGGAGATTCTGCCCACAATCCGGAGAACAAGTGCTACGATTCCAGCGACTACGAGCCAATTCAGGGTCTCCAAAATATCAGCCCTTGTCAATATGGCGCACCCGTTTACATATCCAATCCGCACTTCTTTGAATCCCACCCCGATCTTCTCAATTCTGTAGAGGGTCTGAAACCAGAACGTGAAAAGCACGAAACGTATTTCAAAATACAACCG AAACTTGGAGTACCGCTGGAGGGTCAAGTGCGGATACAGCTGAATCTAAAGGTGACGCGTGCCAAGGACGTTTATCCAGTGCGTGATTTTCGAGACTTTGTCTTTCCGGTCATGTGGCTGGAAGAG gGCATCTCCGAGCTGACACCCGCCATCAAGCGCTGGATTTATTTGGGCACAGTAATAGCACCGAGTGCCGTGCCCATAGGATCCTACTTGATGATATTAGGCGGGGCCTTTGCCATCATATTCAGCTTTGTGCGGGCCTACCAGAACTTTGTGTTTGCCCGCGATCCCACGCTGGAGATCCTCGAGATGGGCAGAAGGTCCTTGAGACGGGGAAGTAGCTTCATAGCCCATCAGCAGCACAGATTGTTGGTGCATCATAGGGATAGCTACTCGCTGCTGCGACATGGACCCATGGCCACCTGTTTGGGGGATATGGGCAATCAGGAGGATTCGCAACCCATTATCGATGGAAGCCTCACCGCAGGACTAAGTCTGGAGTCATAG
- the LOC128259016 gene encoding adenine phosphoribosyltransferase, with the protein MSPISAEDKLNYVKSKIGEYPNFPKEGILFRDIFGALTDAKACVYLRDLLVDHIRESASDAEIIVGLDSRGFLFNLLIATELGIGCAPIRKKGKLAGEVVSVEYKLEYGSDTFELQRSAIQPGQKVVIVDDLLATGGSLKAASELIRKVGGVVVESLVVMELVGLEGRNKLDGKVHSLIKY; encoded by the exons ATGAGCCCAATCAGCGCGGAAGACAAACTGAACTATGTGAAGTCAAAGATTGGAGAGTATCCCAACTTTCCGAAGGAGGGCATTCTATTCCG TGACATTTTTGGAGCCCTCACCGATGCCAAGGCATGTGTTTATCTGAGGGATCTGCTGGTGGATCACATCCGGGAAAGTGCTTCCGATGCGGAGATCATCGTGGGACTGGATTCCCGTGGCTTTCTCTTCAATCTCCTCATAGCCACTGAATTGGGAATAGGATGTGCCCCGATTCGCAAGAAAGGCAAGCTGGCCGGTGAAGTAGTTTCTGTGGAATACAAACTGGAATATGGTAGT GACACCTTTGAACTCCAACGTTCCGCCATCCAGCCTGGTCAGAAAGTCGTAATCGTAGATGATCTACTAGCCACAGGTGGTTCTTTAAAGGCTGCCTCCGAGTTAATTCGCAAAGTGGGTGGCGTTGTCGTGGAAAGCCTGGTGGTTATGGAACTAGTTGGCCTGGAGGGTCGCAATAAGCTAGATGGAAAGGTACATTCCCTCATCAAGTACTGA
- the LOC128259261 gene encoding lysosome membrane protein 2 isoform X2, translating into MLLATPTASKCKQDRLAVIIIGIITLILGIILSSMPWLDYFILKNLRLWNDTLSYHYWQRPGVIRLTKLYIYNVTNPDGFLRGEKPHLQEVGPFVYREDMQKVNVKFHENNYTVSYQHKKILQFVPELSIDKDTPITTPNIPLLTLTSLSPKLGYLLSKTISVVVTAAQFKPFINVTAEQLAFGYDDALVSLAHRFYPKHMRPMEKMGLLLGRNGTLTEVSSVKTGMDSMDQFGYIDSLNGMDHLPHWSEPPCTSIAGSEGSFFPPRDLTKSETVHIYDKDLCRIIPLKYVESLEKDGIAADLFRLPNNSYGDSAHNPENKCYDSSDYEPIQGLQNISPCQYGAPVYISNPHFFESHPDLLNSVEGLKPEREKHETYFKIQPKLGVPLEGQVRIQLNLKVTRAKDVYPVRDFRDFVFPVMWLEEGISELTPAIKRWIYLGTVIAPSAVPIGSYLMILGGAFAIIFSFVRAYQNFVFARDPTLEILEMGRRSLRRGSSFIAHQQHRLLVHHRDSYSLLRHGPMATCLGDMGNQEDSQPIIDGSLTAGLSLES; encoded by the exons ATGCtgctggccacgcccaccgcctcGAAATGCAAACAAG ATAGACTAGCTGTGATAATTATTGGGATAATTACTTTAATCTTAGGCATAATTTTATCGTCCATGCCCTGGCTGGATTACTTTATACTAAAG AACTTAAGGCTGTGGAATGATACATTAAGCTATCATTATTGGCAAAGGCCTGGTGTCATCCGACTGACCAAGCTCTACATATACAATGTGACCAATCCAGATGGCTTCCTACGAGGGGAAAAGCCCCATCTCCAAGAAGTCGGTCCTTTTGTCTACAG GGAAGACATGCAGAAGGTGAATGTCAAGTTTCACGAGAATAACTATACCGTGTCATATCAGCATAAGAAGATACTGCAATTTGTTCCTGAACTGAGTATTGATAAGGATACGCCCATAACCACGCCCAATATTCCATTGCTG ACCCTCACCAGTCTCAGTCCGAAATTAGGATACCTCCTGTCGAAAACCATCTCCGTGGTGGTGACAGCTGCTCAGTTCAAACCCTTTATCAATGTGACTGCCGAGCAGTTGGCCTTTGGCTACGATGATGCCCTGGTGAGTTTGGCCCACAGGTTTTATCCGAAGCACATGAGACCCATGGAGAAGATGGGTCTGCTTCTAGGCCGAAATGGCACCCTCACGGAGGTATCCTCCGTGAAGACGGGCATGGATAGTATGGATCAGTTTGGCTACATAGACTCACTCAATGGAATGGACCATCTGCCGCATTGGAGCGAACCGCCTTGCACAAGTATAGCTGGATCGGAGGGATCCTTCTTTCCGCCGCGGGATCTTACCAAATCCGAGACGGTTCACATCTACGACAAGGACCTATGTAGGATTATCCCACTCAAATATGTGGAGAGCCTGGAGAAGGATGGCATAGCGGCGGATCTGTTTAGACTGCCCAATAATTCCTATGGAGATTCTGCCCACAATCCGGAGAACAAGTGCTACGATTCCAGCGACTACGAGCCAATTCAGGGTCTCCAAAATATCAGCCCTTGTCAATATGGCGCACCCGTTTACATATCCAATCCGCACTTCTTTGAATCCCACCCCGATCTTCTCAATTCTGTAGAGGGTCTGAAACCAGAACGTGAAAAGCACGAAACGTATTTCAAAATACAACCG AAACTTGGAGTACCGCTGGAGGGTCAAGTGCGGATACAGCTGAATCTAAAGGTGACGCGTGCCAAGGACGTTTATCCAGTGCGTGATTTTCGAGACTTTGTCTTTCCGGTCATGTGGCTGGAAGAG gGCATCTCCGAGCTGACACCCGCCATCAAGCGCTGGATTTATTTGGGCACAGTAATAGCACCGAGTGCCGTGCCCATAGGATCCTACTTGATGATATTAGGCGGGGCCTTTGCCATCATATTCAGCTTTGTGCGGGCCTACCAGAACTTTGTGTTTGCCCGCGATCCCACGCTGGAGATCCTCGAGATGGGCAGAAGGTCCTTGAGACGGGGAAGTAGCTTCATAGCCCATCAGCAGCACAGATTGTTGGTGCATCATAGGGATAGCTACTCGCTGCTGCGACATGGACCCATGGCCACCTGTTTGGGGGATATGGGCAATCAGGAGGATTCGCAACCCATTATCGATGGAAGCCTCACCGCAGGACTAAGTCTGGAGTCATAG